In one Bradyrhizobium cosmicum genomic region, the following are encoded:
- a CDS encoding HpcH/HpaI aldolase family protein, which yields MANKVKEIWKSGKAVVNAWLAIPSGFSAEMVAQCGFDSVTVDMQHGVQDYLSMVQCFQAMDKHPVTPMVRVPWNEPGIIGKVLDGGAYGVICPMVNTPQEARNLVSYSKYPPKGVRSNGPIRAGMYGTAGSYQKTANDDIVLLPMMETRTAVENMEAILDVDGIDGVYIGPSDLGFSYGLEPKLDRTEPEILAIYDKIIKECGKRGLNPGIHCSGAEGAARAINMGFKLVTLSNEVGLMATYAKMQVNATRKDSGGKA from the coding sequence GTGGCGAACAAGGTCAAGGAAATCTGGAAGTCGGGCAAGGCCGTGGTCAACGCATGGCTGGCGATTCCCTCCGGCTTCTCGGCCGAGATGGTCGCGCAATGCGGCTTCGACAGCGTCACCGTCGACATGCAGCACGGCGTGCAGGACTATCTGTCGATGGTGCAGTGCTTCCAGGCGATGGACAAGCATCCGGTCACGCCGATGGTCCGCGTGCCCTGGAACGAGCCCGGCATCATCGGCAAGGTGCTCGACGGCGGCGCCTATGGCGTGATCTGCCCGATGGTCAACACGCCGCAGGAGGCCAGGAACCTCGTCTCCTATTCCAAATATCCGCCGAAAGGCGTGCGCTCCAACGGCCCGATCCGCGCCGGCATGTACGGCACCGCGGGCTCCTACCAGAAGACGGCGAACGACGATATCGTGCTGCTGCCGATGATGGAGACCCGGACCGCGGTCGAGAACATGGAAGCGATCCTCGACGTCGACGGCATAGACGGCGTCTATATCGGGCCGTCCGACCTCGGCTTCTCCTACGGCCTCGAGCCGAAGCTCGACCGCACCGAGCCCGAGATCCTCGCGATCTACGACAAGATCATCAAGGAATGCGGCAAGCGCGGCCTCAACCCGGGCATCCATTGCAGCGGCGCCGAAGGTGCTGCGCGCGCTATCAACATGGGCTTCAAGCTGGTCACGCTCTCGAACGAAGTCGGCCTGATGGCGACCTACGCCAAGATGCAGGTCAACGCGACCCGCAAGGATTCCGGCGGCAAGGCGTAA
- a CDS encoding UxaA family hydrolase — protein MTISPVIRLHPDDGVLIARASLPPGTLVADGVTTVERIPSGHKVAIKPIAVGEPIKRYGQIIGFATIPIAPGQHVHVQNCGMGDFAKDYAYCVDVKPTPNFDLPATFEGIRRPDGRVATRNYIGILTSVNCSAHVASLVADVFKKNPFTGDNPLAEFPNVDGVVALTHKTGCGMTQNEPLALLRRTLGGYARHVNFSHVIVLGLGCEVNQIGGLMEEQKLAGRLRAMDIQEVGGTRKTVEAGIAFVREALADSNKVKRESVPVSELTVALQCGGSDGYSGVSANPALGAASDLIVRHGGTVILSETPETYGAEHLLTRRAVSREVGEKLVDLMRWWDEYTTREGAEMNANPSPGNKAGGLTTILEKSLGAMAKAGTTNLVDVLRYAEPVTKRGFVFMDTPGYDPVAATGQVAGGANLVCFTTGRGSVFGCKPAPSIKLATNTPMYKRMEDDMDVNCGTILEGEETVEQCGQRIFELIVKTASGQPTKSESFDFGGAEFAPWVLGATM, from the coding sequence ATGACCATCAGCCCCGTCATTCGCCTGCATCCCGATGATGGCGTGCTGATTGCGCGCGCGAGCCTGCCGCCGGGCACGTTGGTGGCTGACGGCGTGACGACGGTCGAGCGCATTCCCTCCGGCCACAAGGTTGCGATCAAGCCGATCGCGGTGGGCGAACCCATCAAGCGCTACGGCCAGATCATCGGCTTCGCGACCATTCCGATCGCACCAGGCCAGCACGTGCACGTGCAGAACTGCGGCATGGGCGACTTCGCCAAGGACTACGCCTATTGCGTCGACGTCAAGCCGACGCCGAACTTCGACCTGCCGGCGACCTTCGAGGGCATTCGCCGCCCGGACGGCCGTGTGGCCACGCGCAACTATATCGGTATCCTCACCTCGGTGAACTGCAGCGCGCATGTCGCGAGCCTCGTCGCCGACGTCTTCAAGAAGAATCCCTTCACCGGCGACAATCCGCTGGCCGAATTCCCCAATGTCGACGGTGTGGTCGCGCTGACCCACAAGACCGGCTGCGGCATGACGCAGAACGAGCCGCTCGCACTGCTTCGCCGCACGCTCGGCGGTTATGCGCGGCACGTCAATTTCTCCCACGTCATCGTGCTCGGTCTCGGCTGCGAGGTGAACCAGATCGGCGGCCTGATGGAAGAGCAGAAGCTCGCCGGCCGTCTGCGCGCGATGGACATCCAGGAGGTCGGCGGCACCCGCAAGACGGTGGAAGCCGGCATCGCCTTCGTGCGCGAGGCCCTCGCTGACTCCAACAAGGTAAAGCGCGAGTCGGTGCCGGTGAGCGAGCTCACCGTGGCGCTGCAATGCGGCGGCTCGGACGGCTATTCTGGCGTATCGGCCAATCCCGCGCTTGGCGCGGCCAGCGATCTCATCGTGCGTCACGGCGGCACCGTGATCCTGTCGGAGACGCCGGAGACCTACGGCGCCGAGCACCTGCTCACCCGCCGCGCTGTCAGCCGCGAGGTCGGCGAGAAGCTGGTCGATCTCATGCGCTGGTGGGACGAGTACACGACGCGCGAAGGCGCCGAGATGAACGCCAACCCGAGCCCCGGCAACAAGGCCGGCGGCCTCACCACCATCCTGGAGAAATCGCTCGGCGCAATGGCCAAGGCCGGCACCACCAATCTCGTCGACGTGCTGCGCTATGCCGAACCGGTGACCAAGCGCGGTTTCGTGTTCATGGATACGCCCGGCTACGATCCCGTCGCGGCCACGGGGCAGGTCGCCGGCGGCGCTAATCTCGTCTGTTTCACCACCGGCCGCGGTAGTGTGTTCGGCTGCAAGCCGGCGCCGTCGATCAAGCTCGCCACCAACACGCCCATGTACAAGCGCATGGAAGACGACATGGACGTCAATTGCGGCACCATCCTCGAAGGCGAGGAGACGGTCGAGCAATGCGGCCAGCGCATCTTCGAGTTGATTGTGAAGACCGCCTCCGGCCAGCCGACCAAGAGCGAGAGCTTCGATTTCGGCGGCGCCGAGTTCGCTCCCTGGGTGCTGGGCGCGACGATGTAA
- a CDS encoding PAS domain-containing protein, whose amino-acid sequence MTRTIRPTGVEDFLGEEELIVSKTDLKGRITYANDVFIRMAKYSYAELMGEPHSMIRHPDMPRCVFKLLWDTLQSKQEIFAYVVNLAKDGSHYWVFAHVTPTFDERGNIVGYHSNRRKPDPAQIERIKPIYKTLCAEEARHANAKDGMHASFDAMVGLLKQQGVGYDEFVLSL is encoded by the coding sequence ATGACGCGTACGATACGGCCGACCGGCGTAGAGGATTTCCTCGGTGAGGAAGAACTGATCGTGTCGAAGACCGATCTAAAGGGCCGGATCACCTACGCCAACGACGTCTTCATTCGCATGGCGAAATATTCCTACGCGGAGCTGATGGGCGAACCCCACAGCATGATCCGCCATCCCGACATGCCGCGCTGCGTCTTCAAGCTGCTGTGGGACACGCTGCAGTCGAAGCAGGAAATCTTCGCCTACGTCGTCAATCTGGCGAAGGACGGCAGCCATTACTGGGTGTTCGCCCACGTCACGCCGACCTTCGACGAGCGGGGCAATATCGTCGGCTATCACTCCAATCGCCGCAAGCCGGATCCGGCGCAGATCGAACGCATCAAGCCGATCTACAAGACGCTGTGCGCCGAAGAGGCGCGGCATGCCAATGCCAAGGATGGCATGCATGCCAGCTTCGATGCGATGGTCGGACTGCTCAAGCAACAGGGTGTCGGTTACGATGAATTTGTGCTCTCTCTCTAA
- a CDS encoding ABC transporter ATP-binding protein, translating into MPLLEIRNLVVRYGEIEALRGVTCAVEEGQVVTLLGANGAGKSTTLRAISGLAKPTSGEILFDGKSIAGLGPEAIVRMGISHVPEGRRVFPGLTVKENIMLGASNRRASTSEISREADAMFDLFPDIRKFTNALGWTLSGGQLQMVAVARGLMAKPRLLLLDEPSLGLAPVIVQAVFKIISEIRRNTTVLLVEQNARMGLSVADYGYVLETGRIVLGGKPDELWGNEAIRAAYLGGHAKVSA; encoded by the coding sequence ATGCCGTTGCTCGAAATCCGCAACCTGGTGGTGCGCTACGGCGAGATCGAAGCCTTGCGCGGCGTCACCTGCGCCGTCGAAGAGGGGCAGGTGGTGACGCTGCTCGGTGCCAACGGTGCCGGCAAGTCGACGACGCTGCGCGCGATCTCCGGTCTTGCCAAGCCGACCTCTGGCGAGATCCTGTTCGACGGCAAGTCGATCGCGGGCCTCGGCCCGGAAGCGATCGTCCGCATGGGCATCAGCCACGTGCCCGAAGGCCGCCGCGTCTTTCCGGGGCTGACGGTGAAAGAGAACATCATGCTCGGCGCGTCCAATCGCCGGGCCTCGACCTCGGAGATTTCGCGCGAGGCCGATGCGATGTTCGATTTGTTCCCCGACATTCGCAAATTCACCAATGCGCTCGGCTGGACCTTGTCCGGCGGCCAGCTGCAGATGGTGGCCGTGGCGCGCGGGCTGATGGCCAAGCCGCGGCTGCTGCTATTGGACGAGCCGTCGCTCGGCCTTGCGCCTGTCATCGTCCAGGCCGTGTTCAAGATCATCTCCGAGATCCGGCGCAACACGACGGTCCTGCTGGTTGAGCAGAATGCACGCATGGGCCTTTCGGTCGCCGATTACGGCTATGTGCTGGAGACCGGCCGCATCGTGCTCGGTGGCAAGCCCGACGAGCTCTGGGGCAACGAAGCCATCCGCGCCGCCTATCTCGGCGGCCATGCCAAGGTGAGTGCGTAA
- a CDS encoding ABC transporter permease subunit → MSAPSDNMPIPAPAIRSKPLVVRHLPYFIGAAILVALAANMRFDGYVHNILLQATTFSIAVFGLSVVLGLCGQINLAQAAFFGLGAYAVGIGTNDWHVSFWLCLIGGCVISLLAGAFLGMSTLRLGGHYLAMVTISFQQIVTLVMINAIWLTHGPDGVSNIKRPDLFQSSQSYLAFCVAMLAIVGYLVWHLSDTKLGRAMRAVRDNELAAGVNGIDVFRTKIYAFALCALLGGLAGGLFAGGFAYVSPDQFSFAESIVFLTMSLLGGVASPIGSAIGTGLLILIPEWLRFLKSVPGLYLAIYGLFVILIIRFMPDGIWGFVADAYARWRAKSAAPPVAGALHLKPATIGGDIVLEVTGLSKHFGGLKAVDGVDIAVKRGGVHALIGPNGSGKTTTLNVLSGLYQATSGKIVLDGTDITNMPPHQRTASGLGRTFQNIRLFRSMTALENVEIGAERPGNTMVGKGDDALTERAMEALTFVGLGSRANELISSFSYGHQRLIEIARALASNPTLLLLDEPAAGLNSTEKLELHELLKRIAAQGLTILIIDHDMTLVSEAAQHITVLNFGRRIADGESMAVLRHPDVVSAYLGSE, encoded by the coding sequence ATGAGCGCACCCAGCGACAACATGCCGATTCCGGCACCCGCCATCCGTTCGAAGCCGCTCGTGGTCCGGCACCTGCCGTACTTCATCGGCGCGGCGATCCTGGTCGCGCTCGCGGCCAACATGCGCTTCGACGGATACGTCCACAACATCCTGCTGCAGGCCACCACGTTCTCGATCGCCGTGTTCGGGCTCTCGGTCGTGCTCGGCCTGTGCGGCCAGATCAATCTGGCGCAGGCCGCGTTCTTCGGGCTCGGCGCCTATGCGGTCGGCATCGGGACGAACGATTGGCATGTCAGCTTCTGGCTGTGCCTGATCGGCGGCTGCGTGATCTCGCTGCTGGCGGGCGCGTTCCTGGGCATGTCGACCTTGCGGCTCGGCGGCCATTACCTTGCGATGGTGACGATCTCGTTCCAGCAGATCGTCACGCTGGTGATGATCAACGCGATCTGGTTGACGCACGGCCCCGACGGCGTCTCCAATATCAAGCGGCCCGACCTGTTCCAGTCGTCGCAGAGCTATCTCGCCTTCTGCGTGGCGATGCTGGCGATCGTCGGTTATCTGGTCTGGCATCTCTCCGATACCAAGCTCGGCCGCGCCATGCGTGCGGTGCGCGACAACGAGCTTGCGGCCGGCGTCAACGGCATCGACGTCTTCCGCACCAAGATCTATGCCTTCGCGCTCTGCGCGTTGCTCGGCGGTCTCGCGGGCGGATTGTTCGCGGGCGGATTCGCCTATGTCAGCCCCGATCAATTCTCCTTCGCGGAATCGATCGTGTTCCTGACCATGTCGCTGCTCGGCGGCGTGGCCTCGCCGATCGGCTCGGCGATCGGTACGGGCCTCTTGATCCTGATCCCGGAATGGCTGCGTTTCCTCAAGAGCGTGCCGGGCCTCTACCTCGCGATCTACGGCCTGTTCGTTATCCTGATCATCCGCTTCATGCCCGACGGCATCTGGGGCTTCGTCGCGGACGCGTATGCACGCTGGCGCGCCAAGAGCGCGGCGCCTCCGGTGGCGGGCGCCTTGCATCTGAAGCCGGCGACGATCGGCGGCGACATTGTGCTGGAGGTCACCGGCCTGTCCAAGCACTTCGGCGGCCTCAAGGCGGTCGACGGTGTCGACATCGCGGTGAAGCGCGGCGGCGTGCATGCGCTGATCGGGCCGAACGGCTCGGGCAAGACCACGACGCTCAACGTGCTCTCGGGCCTCTATCAGGCAACGTCAGGCAAGATCGTGCTCGACGGCACCGACATCACCAACATGCCGCCGCATCAGCGCACGGCCTCGGGCCTTGGGCGCACCTTCCAGAACATCCGCCTGTTCCGTTCGATGACGGCGCTGGAGAACGTCGAGATCGGCGCGGAGCGGCCCGGCAACACCATGGTCGGGAAGGGCGACGACGCCCTGACCGAGCGAGCGATGGAGGCGTTGACCTTCGTCGGCCTCGGCAGCCGCGCCAACGAGCTGATCTCGAGCTTCTCCTACGGCCATCAGCGCCTGATCGAGATCGCGCGTGCGCTCGCCTCGAACCCGACGCTGCTGCTGCTCGACGAGCCTGCGGCCGGCCTGAACTCGACCGAGAAGCTCGAATTGCACGAGCTGCTCAAGCGCATCGCGGCGCAGGGCCTGACCATCCTGATCATCGATCACGACATGACGCTGGTCTCGGAAGCCGCCCAGCACATCACCGTGCTCAACTTCGGACGCCGTATCGCGGACGGCGAATCCATGGCCGTGCTGCGTCACCCCGACGTCGTCTCCGCCTATCTCGGGAGCGAATGA
- a CDS encoding methyl-accepting chemotaxis protein yields the protein MNLCSLSKAQGATALACVLAVVAFAVSLLGVTGIAGAALAGTTVALLGYAVWCQQRTAVAVDEVADVCRKAARGDLEARILSNRQAGRIGAIQKSVNDMLDITDAFQREASASMDYASRGKYFRKILARGLPGSFRRSAVVINSGTDSLGRRVVEIADLAKQFGTHLDQVAGTLMGAATDLESDAGQMAAAAEKTSRQTSGVLSASDRASRNVATVATAAEQLASSIADIGRQVAGSTTSTGRAVNEANRAGSEIRSLADAALRIGDVVKLISEIAEQTNLLALNATIEAARAGEAGRGFAVVASEVKSLANQTAKATEEISAKVGEMQQSTTNSVAAVEAIAQTITEINGITAAIATSIEQQGLATREIARNVHEASSGTSQVSTNVTGISEAAADTGRVASRVNSASERVHGEVETLRREVNQFLQRLTSAA from the coding sequence ATGAATTTGTGCTCTCTCTCTAAGGCGCAGGGAGCGACCGCGCTCGCGTGTGTTCTGGCCGTCGTTGCATTCGCCGTTTCGTTGCTCGGCGTGACCGGCATCGCCGGCGCGGCATTGGCGGGCACGACGGTCGCGTTGCTCGGCTACGCCGTCTGGTGCCAGCAGCGCACGGCGGTGGCCGTCGATGAGGTCGCTGACGTCTGCCGCAAGGCGGCGCGCGGCGATCTCGAGGCGCGCATTCTCAGCAACCGGCAGGCCGGGCGGATCGGGGCGATCCAGAAGTCGGTCAACGACATGCTCGACATCACCGACGCCTTCCAGCGCGAGGCCTCCGCGTCGATGGACTATGCCAGCCGCGGCAAGTATTTCCGCAAGATCCTCGCGCGCGGTCTGCCTGGCTCGTTCCGTCGTTCGGCGGTCGTCATCAATTCCGGTACCGACAGTCTTGGCCGTCGCGTCGTCGAGATCGCGGACCTCGCAAAGCAGTTCGGCACGCATCTCGACCAGGTCGCAGGCACGCTCATGGGCGCCGCGACCGATCTCGAATCCGACGCCGGCCAGATGGCGGCGGCGGCCGAGAAGACCAGCCGGCAGACCTCCGGCGTGCTCAGCGCCTCCGACCGGGCCTCGCGCAACGTCGCGACGGTCGCGACCGCGGCCGAGCAACTCGCATCCTCGATCGCCGATATCGGCCGTCAGGTGGCCGGCTCGACCACGAGCACGGGGCGCGCGGTGAACGAGGCCAATCGCGCCGGCAGCGAGATCCGTTCGCTTGCGGACGCGGCGCTGCGGATCGGCGACGTCGTCAAGCTGATCAGCGAGATCGCCGAGCAGACCAACCTGCTCGCCCTCAACGCCACCATCGAGGCGGCGCGGGCGGGGGAAGCCGGCCGCGGCTTTGCGGTCGTGGCCTCCGAGGTCAAGAGTCTCGCCAACCAGACCGCGAAGGCGACCGAGGAGATCAGCGCCAAGGTCGGCGAGATGCAGCAATCGACCACCAATTCGGTCGCGGCCGTCGAGGCGATCGCGCAGACCATCACCGAGATCAACGGCATCACCGCCGCGATCGCGACCTCAATCGAGCAGCAGGGCCTGGCGACCCGCGAGATCGCCCGCAACGTTCACGAGGCCTCGTCCGGCACGTCGCAGGTCTCGACCAACGTCACCGGCATCAGCGAGGCCGCCGCCGATACGGGGCGCGTCGCCAGCCGCGTCAACAGCGCCTCCGAACGCGTCCATGGCGAGGTCGAGACGCTGCGGCGCGAGGTGAACCAGTTCCTGCAGCGGCTGACCTCGGCGGCGTAG